The Georgenia sp. TF02-10 genome window below encodes:
- the xdhC gene encoding xanthine dehydrogenase accessory protein XdhC: MDWLRAAAHLRAEGRAGVLVTVTGVRGHAPREAGAKMVVDATRTWDSVGGGNLEATVVDRARQLLATGARAPETLEMSLNEHVTTRHGRQCCGGEVSVLLEPLPARASVAVFGAGHVGLELARILARLPLAVHLVDSRADQLAGAGDAALDEGPADVRLHHAPAPEVVLRDLPPGSHVVIMTHDHAEDLVLCDAALHRADLGSIGLIGSSAKWARFRKRLAEAGHPPAAVARITCPIGLPGLAGKAPAAIAVSVAAALLQTLQDAPSGPAADGAPGAAADPAPPDHRTAPAEADAAPPDDYRAAPVDAGGAPRADAAPRADHAPAAPHPAACPRARTGAPA; the protein is encoded by the coding sequence GTGGACTGGCTGCGCGCCGCCGCGCACCTGCGGGCCGAGGGCCGGGCCGGCGTCCTCGTCACGGTCACCGGCGTGCGCGGCCATGCGCCGCGGGAGGCCGGTGCCAAGATGGTCGTCGACGCGACGCGCACCTGGGACAGCGTCGGCGGCGGCAACCTGGAGGCAACGGTGGTGGACCGTGCGCGGCAGCTGCTCGCCACCGGCGCCCGCGCGCCGGAGACGCTGGAGATGTCCCTCAACGAGCACGTCACCACCCGGCACGGGCGGCAGTGCTGCGGCGGGGAGGTCAGCGTGCTGCTCGAGCCGCTGCCCGCCCGGGCGAGCGTCGCCGTCTTCGGCGCCGGGCACGTCGGCCTGGAGCTGGCCCGGATCCTGGCCCGGCTGCCGCTGGCGGTGCACCTGGTCGACTCCCGCGCCGACCAGCTGGCCGGCGCCGGCGACGCCGCCCTGGACGAGGGCCCGGCCGACGTCCGCCTCCACCACGCCCCGGCCCCCGAGGTGGTGCTGCGCGACCTGCCGCCGGGCAGCCACGTCGTGATCATGACGCACGACCACGCCGAGGACCTCGTGCTCTGCGACGCCGCGCTGCACCGGGCGGACCTGGGCAGCATCGGCCTCATCGGCTCCAGCGCCAAGTGGGCCAGGTTCCGCAAGCGGCTGGCCGAGGCCGGGCACCCGCCGGCCGCCGTCGCCCGCATCACCTGCCCGATCGGGCTGCCCGGCCTGGCCGGCAAGGCCCCGGCCGCCATCGCCGTCAGCGTCGCCGCCGCCCTGCTCCAGACCCTCCAGGACGCCCCTTCCGGCCCGGCTGCCGACGGCGCACCGGGGGCCGCCGCCGACCCGGCACCGCCGGACCACCGCACGGCACCGGCGGAAGCCGACGCCGCACCGCCAGACGACTACCGCGCGGCACCGGTGGACGCCGGCGGCGCACCGCGCGCCGACGCCGCGCCTCGGGCCGATCACGCCCCAGCCGCCCCTCACCCCGCCGCGTGCCCGCGCGCCCGGACCGGGGCACCGGCATGA